One stretch of Marinobacterium iners DNA includes these proteins:
- a CDS encoding efflux RND transporter periplasmic adaptor subunit, with protein MRLTLPLILLSLLLVGCSGDKSASPETTPAPWVRTVAVQSHDSAWLKLSGTVKGRHEIPVSFQVPGRILERHVDAGQRVVAGQLLFQLDTRDLMATVRVAEAEVKTAEAALAIARSELKRQQQLVERDFVSRQTLDRFELALREAESHRDAALAVLAQAHNGLGYAKLAADRSGVLTEVSAEPGQVVAVGQPLAVLVEDGPLEVEVYLAEGVRPPEGGKLQLEDRMLPLSLREVAGAADPQSRSWRARYRIEQPSDALSLGTVVQVLLNQDQQGVTLSVPLGALDERSGGPQVWQVLEGKAQPVPVEVLSLESEQARIRASLVEGSRIIALGTHLLTPGMDVREQAQ; from the coding sequence ATGCGACTGACACTTCCTCTGATTCTGCTTTCTCTGCTGCTGGTCGGGTGCAGCGGTGACAAATCCGCTTCGCCAGAGACGACACCGGCTCCCTGGGTCAGAACAGTGGCAGTGCAGAGTCATGACAGTGCGTGGTTGAAACTGTCGGGTACGGTTAAGGGGCGCCATGAAATTCCTGTCTCGTTTCAGGTCCCCGGTCGCATTCTGGAACGCCATGTCGATGCTGGGCAGCGAGTGGTGGCCGGGCAGCTGCTGTTTCAGCTTGATACACGCGACCTGATGGCAACGGTTCGAGTGGCGGAAGCCGAGGTCAAAACCGCTGAAGCGGCTTTGGCGATTGCCCGCAGCGAGTTAAAGCGTCAACAGCAACTGGTTGAACGTGATTTTGTAAGCCGGCAGACACTGGATCGTTTTGAGCTGGCTTTGCGTGAAGCGGAAAGCCATCGTGATGCCGCACTGGCGGTGCTGGCACAGGCGCACAACGGCCTTGGTTACGCCAAACTTGCAGCTGACAGGTCGGGTGTGCTGACCGAGGTCAGTGCAGAGCCGGGCCAGGTGGTGGCCGTGGGGCAGCCATTGGCGGTGCTGGTTGAAGATGGTCCACTGGAGGTTGAGGTATATCTTGCCGAAGGTGTGCGTCCCCCCGAAGGTGGCAAGCTGCAACTGGAAGACAGGATGCTACCACTGAGCTTACGTGAGGTTGCCGGTGCGGCGGACCCGCAAAGCCGCAGTTGGCGTGCGCGTTACCGCATTGAACAGCCTTCTGACGCCCTGAGCCTGGGTACGGTGGTGCAGGTACTGCTGAACCAGGATCAGCAGGGTGTCACGCTGAGTGTGCCGCTGGGGGCGTTGGATGAGCGCAGCGGCGGCCCGCAGGTGTGGCAGGTGTTGGAGGGCAAGGCACAGCCTGTTCCGGTTGAGGTTCTGTCACTGGAAAGCGAGCAGGCCAGAATTCGCGCTTCACTGGTCGAGGGCAGCCGCATTATTGCCTTGGGCACCCATCTGTTGACGCCGGGAATGGATGTGAGGGAGCAGGCACAATGA
- a CDS encoding efflux RND transporter permease subunit yields the protein MSFPNLSALAVRERSVTLFFIILSVCAGVYAFLSLGRAEDPAFTVRVMVVSVVWPGATPQELQNQVVDRLEKRIQEVEYLNKAETTVRPGRADLQVEFEDFSPSEVVPDLFYEVRKRMQDEAASLPAGVIGPIVNDDFSDVYFSLIALTAPGMPMRELTREAESIRDRLQRLPGLQKALVLGERPERVYIEFDMNRLNNLGLTPEQIFAAIEASNRMVASGFVDLDGPRAYLRIEADLADPEQLAAVPLRVGGQLIKLSDLAEVRRGYEDPPSYLVRANGKDAILLGVVMQSGQNGLEFGERLEAFIADEQSRLPLGMSLQMLTNQTEAISQAVNLFQVKFLAAVLVVMAVSILAIGFRAGLVVGIAIPVTIGLTFLLMKMAGINLDRITLGALIIALGLLVDDAIIAIEMMIVKMEEGWDRVQAASHAWNVTAAPMLFGTLVTVVGFVPIGFAQSGVGEYAGNIFWVLAFALLISWLVAVTFTPYLGVKLLPDYHQHTPGDLYQTALYRRLRALIGACVRFRKTVVAATIGVLVLSVIGMATQVQKQFFPSSDRPEVLVSVYLPQGSAIGTTDATVRKLEAILSQMEEVKSLSAYVGAGAPRFFISANPEQPDPAFAKIIAIGEDAAARDRIMAELDRHIAAGEFSEARVRVTRLLFGPPVVWPVSFRVMGPDANELRRIAHQIRERMEAHPNTVIPHLEWDERAPSYHLNMDPERLRLMGLTPNEVARQLQLQLNGLAVTEVRQDIRSVQVVARSARDGVLLPEALEIKTAEGRKLSLQQLGELEIRYEDPVIKRYNREPFLAVQADVQGAQAPDVTQAIWQQMAQLRAGLPPGYHIDIGGSVEQSGKADASIQKLQPVMLALMLIFIMLQMRSFSGTFMVVATAPLGLVGAVAALLLFQQPFGFTALLGLIGLGGILMRNTMILTQQVQDNFDTGMAVRDAVIEAAVQRARPVILTALAAMLAFIPLTLDLFWGPLAYVLIGGVAVGTLITLLFVPALYALWFKVSKT from the coding sequence ATGAGCTTTCCCAACCTGTCGGCGCTTGCGGTACGTGAGCGCTCCGTCACGCTGTTTTTCATCATTCTGTCCGTGTGTGCCGGTGTGTATGCATTCCTGTCACTGGGGCGGGCTGAAGATCCTGCCTTCACCGTTCGCGTGATGGTGGTGTCGGTGGTTTGGCCCGGAGCAACCCCGCAAGAGCTGCAGAATCAGGTCGTTGATCGACTGGAGAAGCGCATTCAGGAAGTGGAATATCTGAACAAGGCTGAAACCACTGTACGTCCGGGACGTGCGGACCTGCAGGTGGAGTTTGAAGATTTTTCGCCCAGCGAGGTGGTACCCGATCTGTTTTATGAAGTGCGCAAGCGGATGCAGGATGAGGCCGCCAGCCTGCCCGCCGGTGTGATCGGCCCCATTGTGAATGATGATTTTTCGGATGTGTACTTCTCGCTGATCGCCCTGACGGCCCCGGGCATGCCGATGCGCGAACTGACACGTGAAGCCGAGTCGATTCGTGATCGTTTGCAGCGTCTGCCGGGTCTGCAAAAGGCGCTGGTGCTGGGTGAACGCCCTGAGCGTGTATATATCGAATTTGACATGAATCGGCTCAACAATCTCGGCCTGACCCCAGAGCAGATATTTGCTGCCATCGAAGCCAGCAACAGGATGGTGGCCTCGGGGTTTGTGGATCTGGACGGTCCGCGAGCCTATCTACGCATTGAGGCGGACCTGGCCGACCCTGAACAGTTGGCGGCGGTGCCGCTGAGAGTAGGAGGGCAGCTCATCAAGCTGTCTGACTTGGCTGAAGTGCGACGAGGGTATGAAGATCCACCGAGCTATCTGGTACGAGCCAATGGTAAGGACGCCATTTTGCTGGGTGTCGTGATGCAATCCGGTCAGAACGGGCTCGAATTTGGTGAGCGTCTTGAAGCCTTCATCGCAGACGAGCAGTCGCGCTTGCCTCTGGGCATGTCGTTGCAGATGCTGACCAATCAAACCGAGGCGATCAGTCAGGCAGTCAACCTGTTTCAGGTCAAGTTTCTGGCCGCGGTTCTGGTAGTGATGGCAGTGAGTATTCTGGCGATCGGTTTTCGTGCCGGCCTTGTGGTCGGGATCGCGATTCCGGTCACCATCGGCCTGACGTTCCTGTTGATGAAAATGGCCGGCATCAATCTTGACCGCATCACACTGGGGGCATTGATCATCGCACTGGGACTGCTGGTGGATGATGCGATCATCGCGATCGAGATGATGATCGTGAAGATGGAGGAAGGCTGGGACCGCGTACAGGCAGCCAGCCATGCCTGGAATGTCACGGCGGCACCGATGCTGTTTGGCACCCTGGTTACGGTGGTGGGGTTTGTGCCGATCGGTTTTGCCCAGTCCGGCGTGGGCGAGTATGCGGGCAATATTTTTTGGGTGCTGGCATTCGCGCTGTTGATCTCCTGGCTAGTCGCAGTGACCTTTACGCCCTATCTGGGTGTAAAGCTGCTGCCGGACTATCATCAGCACACCCCCGGTGATCTGTATCAAACGGCACTGTATCGTCGTCTGCGTGCCTTGATTGGCGCCTGTGTACGCTTTCGCAAGACGGTGGTGGCCGCAACGATAGGCGTGCTTGTACTGAGTGTGATCGGCATGGCTACACAGGTACAGAAGCAGTTCTTCCCCAGTTCGGACCGCCCGGAGGTACTGGTTTCGGTCTACCTGCCACAGGGCAGTGCCATCGGCACAACGGATGCAACCGTGCGCAAGCTGGAAGCGATTCTGTCACAGATGGAAGAGGTCAAAAGCCTTTCGGCCTATGTGGGAGCCGGTGCCCCTCGGTTCTTTATTTCGGCCAATCCCGAACAGCCTGACCCTGCCTTCGCCAAAATCATTGCGATAGGGGAGGATGCCGCGGCCCGTGATCGCATTATGGCTGAGCTGGATCGGCATATTGCCGCAGGCGAGTTCTCCGAGGCGCGGGTGCGGGTGACACGACTGCTGTTTGGACCGCCCGTGGTCTGGCCTGTCAGCTTTCGCGTTATGGGGCCCGATGCCAATGAGTTGCGACGTATTGCACATCAGATACGTGAACGGATGGAAGCACACCCCAATACCGTGATTCCGCACCTGGAGTGGGACGAGCGGGCACCGAGTTACCATCTGAATATGGACCCTGAACGCCTGCGCCTGATGGGGCTGACGCCGAACGAGGTGGCGAGACAGCTTCAGTTGCAGCTGAATGGACTTGCTGTTACCGAGGTACGGCAGGATATCCGCAGTGTGCAGGTGGTGGCGCGCAGTGCGCGTGATGGTGTTTTGCTGCCGGAAGCGCTCGAAATCAAGACTGCAGAAGGCCGAAAGTTGTCGCTGCAGCAGCTGGGTGAGCTTGAAATCCGCTATGAAGATCCGGTGATCAAGCGCTACAACCGAGAGCCTTTCCTGGCGGTGCAGGCAGACGTGCAGGGGGCACAGGCACCGGATGTGACCCAGGCCATCTGGCAGCAGATGGCACAGCTGCGGGCCGGGCTGCCACCGGGCTATCACATCGACATCGGAGGTTCTGTTGAGCAGTCCGGCAAGGCGGATGCCTCCATTCAGAAGTTGCAGCCGGTGATGCTGGCGCTGATGCTGATCTTCATCATGCTGCAGATGCGCTCCTTCTCGGGCACTTTCATGGTGGTGGCTACGGCTCCGCTTGGGCTGGTGGGAGCCGTGGCAGCACTGCTCCTGTTCCAGCAGCCATTTGGCTTTACGGCGCTGCTGGGTCTGATCGGCCTTGGGGGGATTCTGATGCGCAACACCATGATTCTGACCCAGCAGGTGCAGGACAATTTCGACACCGGCATGGCGGTGCGTGACGCCGTCATTGAAGCAGCGGTGCAGCGGGCACGCCCCGTGATTCTGACAGCACTGGCTGCAATGCTGGCCTTCATCCCGCTGACGCTGGATCTGTTCTGGGGGCCTCTGGCCTATGTACTGATCGGTGGCGTGGCGGTGGGTACGCTGATTACCCTGCTGTTTGTACCTGCGTTGTACGCGCTCTGGTTCAAGGTCAGCAAGACCTGA
- a CDS encoding LysR family transcriptional regulator — protein MLNRLNFRHLYHFWVVAREGSMARAGQILELTPQTLSSQVAALESEMGGLLFRREGRGLRLTDLGLRVQSHADEIFEAAEALEQAMEVPLESRPMRLAVGVSASIHKLIAWRLLEPALQLEREVNVVCETGRTRYLLSDLGKRHLDVVLTDHPPVLAHDSGFRLHELGSSSMMLFAAPQLANTLKGPFPANLEGQPFLVNAVDAPHVSQLMQWFNDQGIRVSVRGQVDDSALIKVFGHHGMGVFAAPAMIADEVCRQYEVECLGEVEAVQDRLFAVTRSSRIHNPAVEAICARGTQDHQIKSDERDE, from the coding sequence ATGTTGAATAGACTGAACTTCCGGCACCTGTATCACTTTTGGGTTGTGGCCCGAGAAGGCAGTATGGCGCGTGCTGGCCAGATCCTGGAGTTGACACCGCAAACGCTGAGTAGCCAGGTCGCTGCGCTTGAAAGCGAAATGGGTGGGCTTCTGTTTCGTCGAGAGGGCCGGGGGTTGCGCTTAACGGATCTGGGGCTCAGGGTTCAGTCCCATGCCGATGAGATATTTGAAGCGGCTGAAGCGCTTGAGCAGGCTATGGAGGTACCGCTGGAATCACGCCCTATGCGCTTGGCTGTGGGCGTTTCCGCATCCATTCACAAGCTTATTGCCTGGCGCCTGCTGGAGCCTGCGCTGCAGCTGGAGCGTGAAGTGAATGTGGTGTGTGAAACGGGGCGCACACGGTATCTGTTGTCCGATCTGGGCAAGCGTCATCTGGATGTGGTGCTTACGGACCACCCGCCGGTGTTGGCGCATGATTCGGGCTTTCGTCTGCATGAGTTGGGCAGTTCTTCGATGATGCTGTTTGCTGCGCCCCAATTGGCCAATACGTTAAAAGGACCTTTTCCAGCAAACCTTGAGGGGCAGCCGTTTCTGGTGAATGCCGTGGATGCGCCGCATGTCAGTCAGTTGATGCAGTGGTTCAATGATCAGGGGATTCGAGTCTCAGTCCGGGGCCAAGTGGATGACAGTGCGTTGATCAAGGTGTTTGGTCATCATGGTATGGGCGTGTTTGCAGCGCCTGCCATGATTGCCGATGAAGTCTGCCGTCAGTACGAAGTGGAATGTTTGGGTGAGGTGGAGGCAGTTCAGGATCGCTTGTTCGCCGTGACGCGCTCAAGTCGAATCCATAACCCCGCTGTTGAGGCTATTTGTGCCCGTGGTACCCAAGACCATCAGATTAAATCTGATGAGAGAGACGAATAA
- a CDS encoding IPTL-CTERM sorting domain-containing protein — protein sequence MKPSDSAPGWGTPEHPATNQGVPSSSVINATNRNSEGISTIVMDPASGGAFYLTEGTSQTVTVSVTGAPTNDISIDVSIAGAEATVTPATVILTAGNGYEATFNVTAVDDTNIDGDQPFTVVVDPAVSADPSYSGQNLSDINGVALDNDVAAPPPAPAQVTPVPTLPLFGILALSGLLGLFGMFGMRKTKA from the coding sequence ATGAAACCGTCCGATTCCGCCCCCGGGTGGGGCACGCCTGAACACCCTGCCACAAATCAGGGCGTGCCCTCTTCAAGCGTTATCAACGCCACCAATCGAAACAGCGAAGGCATCAGTACCATTGTCATGGACCCTGCCAGTGGCGGCGCATTTTATCTAACCGAGGGAACATCGCAGACTGTAACCGTATCAGTGACTGGCGCGCCCACAAATGATATCTCTATTGATGTAAGTATCGCCGGGGCCGAAGCAACGGTGACGCCCGCAACGGTAATCCTTACCGCTGGTAATGGCTACGAGGCAACGTTCAATGTAACAGCAGTTGATGATACGAACATAGACGGTGATCAGCCATTTACCGTGGTGGTAGACCCGGCTGTCAGCGCTGATCCCAGTTATTCCGGACAGAATTTGAGTGATATCAATGGCGTGGCCCTTGATAACGATGTGGCCGCGCCACCGCCAGCACCAGCACAGGTAACACCTGTTCCGACCTTGCCCCTTTTCGGCATACTCGCTCTGAGTGGCCTGCTTGGCCTGTTTGGCATGTTTGGAATGCGCAAGACCAAGGCGTAA
- a CDS encoding type 1 glutamine amidotransferase — MRIVAIMASGMNGPAESGRIGEVVAERGGTLHWFYRRKGDVLPLDIDAFDGLIVFGGEVSVHDPLLQPYFDDLADLIRRFASARKPVLGSCLGCQSIAYAFGAAVKPQGFLEYGFTSLQLTEAGQDDPLLKGTELQPKLFEMHSDTFDLPEGATLLMSGKAVKNQAYRLGDLIYAFQCHFEVTPEIVDTWNRRELLGDPAQDQAHIAELIAQAQQDFTQYQTAQTDFARTLVNRWLDLIDTTQV, encoded by the coding sequence ATGAGAATTGTCGCCATTATGGCTAGCGGGATGAACGGGCCCGCAGAATCGGGTCGTATAGGCGAAGTCGTCGCAGAGCGTGGGGGAACCCTGCACTGGTTTTATCGCCGCAAGGGTGATGTGCTGCCGCTGGATATTGACGCGTTTGATGGCCTGATCGTCTTTGGTGGTGAGGTCAGTGTCCATGACCCGTTGCTTCAGCCCTATTTCGATGACTTGGCTGATCTGATTCGTCGGTTCGCTTCCGCTCGCAAGCCGGTGCTGGGATCTTGTCTGGGGTGTCAGTCAATTGCCTATGCCTTTGGTGCGGCAGTTAAGCCACAGGGCTTTCTGGAGTACGGTTTTACGTCATTGCAACTGACTGAAGCGGGGCAAGACGACCCGCTGTTGAAAGGAACTGAGTTACAGCCGAAGCTGTTCGAAATGCATTCGGACACGTTTGACCTGCCTGAAGGTGCTACGTTACTGATGAGCGGTAAGGCGGTCAAAAATCAGGCCTATCGTCTGGGCGATCTGATCTATGCCTTCCAATGCCACTTTGAAGTGACGCCGGAGATCGTGGATACCTGGAACCGCCGCGAGTTGCTTGGCGATCCTGCCCAGGATCAAGCTCACATAGCGGAACTTATCGCACAGGCACAACAGGACTTTACGCAGTACCAAACGGCGCAGACGGACTTTGCCCGCACGCTGGTTAACCGTTGGCTGGACTTGATCGACACCACTCAGGTTTAG
- the glnT gene encoding type III glutamate--ammonia ligase: MSQMSNVLPSVWVCPPENALDEACLFLERHNVKYILAQFVDLHGGIKSKAVPVHCLKGLSETGAGFAGGPILGFDMTPQDPEFMMVADLSTLALLPWLPGYACIRGTGMVGDAPYPLDPRNVLAAQTARLKARGLRFMTGLEPEFYLLKRDQEGRVVPFDSTDTLDRPTYDYQGLTRNAAFLEGLYDALTVIGLDVYQIDHEDANGQFELNFKYDEALQSADNMQFFKMAAKEVANDLGAICSFLPKLSATTTGNGMHVHCSLVDEADNNIFHDANDPSGMGLSKTAYQFIAGVMEHAPALAALLCPSVNSYKRLITGTPQSPSWAPVFIAYGDNNRSAMLRIPYGRIEVRIGDSSMNPYLATAAIIAAGLDGIDRELEVPEAHSINFYDLTPEQVDELGVARLPENLNEALKALAEDTFLAEALGERLIDSFLRLKRQEWHEYHRAVSEWEINRYLTFY, translated from the coding sequence ATGTCACAGATGTCAAATGTTCTGCCTTCTGTATGGGTTTGCCCACCAGAGAACGCGCTTGACGAAGCCTGTCTTTTTCTGGAGCGTCATAACGTCAAATATATATTGGCTCAGTTTGTCGACCTGCATGGCGGCATCAAGAGCAAAGCGGTTCCTGTCCATTGCCTGAAAGGTCTGTCTGAAACCGGTGCAGGTTTTGCCGGTGGTCCAATTCTCGGTTTCGATATGACACCGCAAGACCCTGAATTCATGATGGTCGCTGACCTGTCCACGTTGGCATTGTTGCCCTGGTTGCCCGGTTACGCCTGTATTCGTGGTACCGGTATGGTTGGCGATGCGCCTTATCCGCTGGACCCGCGCAATGTATTGGCGGCACAGACCGCACGCTTGAAAGCGCGTGGCCTGCGTTTCATGACCGGTCTTGAACCGGAGTTCTATCTGCTCAAGCGAGATCAGGAGGGCAGAGTGGTTCCGTTTGATTCCACTGATACCCTCGACAGGCCAACGTATGACTATCAAGGGTTGACTCGCAACGCCGCATTCCTTGAAGGGCTGTACGACGCGCTGACGGTGATAGGGCTTGATGTCTATCAGATTGACCATGAGGATGCCAACGGCCAGTTTGAGCTCAACTTTAAATACGATGAAGCGTTGCAGTCGGCGGACAACATGCAGTTCTTCAAAATGGCGGCGAAAGAGGTTGCCAATGATTTGGGGGCGATTTGCAGTTTCCTGCCCAAGCTATCCGCCACCACCACCGGTAATGGCATGCACGTACATTGCTCGCTGGTGGATGAAGCCGACAATAACATTTTCCATGATGCTAATGATCCCAGCGGCATGGGGCTATCGAAAACGGCCTATCAGTTCATCGCCGGTGTCATGGAACACGCGCCAGCACTGGCTGCATTGCTGTGTCCGTCGGTCAACTCATACAAGCGCCTGATCACGGGCACACCGCAAAGCCCAAGCTGGGCACCCGTTTTCATCGCGTATGGCGATAACAACCGCTCCGCCATGCTGCGTATTCCCTATGGTCGGATTGAAGTGCGTATCGGCGATAGCAGCATGAACCCCTACCTGGCTACGGCTGCCATCATAGCGGCCGGTTTGGATGGGATTGATCGTGAGCTTGAGGTCCCAGAAGCTCATTCCATCAACTTCTACGACCTGACTCCCGAGCAGGTAGATGAACTTGGTGTTGCCCGCTTGCCTGAAAACCTGAATGAAGCCTTGAAAGCACTGGCTGAAGATACCTTTCTTGCCGAAGCGTTGGGCGAACGTCTGATCGACAGTTTCCTGCGATTGAAGCGGCAAGAGTGGCATGAATACCATCGCGCCGTTTCCGAGTGGGAAATCAACCGCTATCTGACTTTTTACTGA
- the qhpR gene encoding AraC-like transcriptional regulator QhpR, with protein sequence MLLNTKRGPASNHVPSSVLASVTLGLEEFIEAQGGHSAEVLARSGLKSGLYEKPNRHIPLKHYCNSMHEAARSTHNEHFGLWFGEQFDPEGLGLFGFHAITSPDLRAAIHSMQEYFPVFQRNSLLQMTVRNGICQLEYRLLYGDIMDRRQDAELTVGMLNNVLRRAMGDQWSPLEVHFQHPALVDAGQHREAFQCDIRFRQESNLILFRESCLNQPMPDANAMLNNVTRGSILELAGVVQQNLSTVQRTKSEIIELLPSGEVSLDRVASRLNLSSRTLQRLLSAEQQSFKGVIDEVREELAICYLGYERLSISEVAYRLGYSEVSAFTRAFIRWKNMSPSDWRVR encoded by the coding sequence ATGTTGTTGAATACCAAACGAGGCCCTGCCAGCAACCATGTACCCTCTAGTGTGCTGGCATCCGTCACGCTGGGATTGGAAGAGTTCATTGAGGCACAGGGCGGACACAGTGCAGAAGTTCTGGCACGCTCTGGCTTGAAATCCGGCCTCTATGAGAAGCCTAATCGCCACATTCCACTGAAACATTATTGTAACTCCATGCATGAGGCTGCGCGCTCTACCCATAACGAGCATTTTGGGCTCTGGTTCGGTGAGCAGTTCGACCCTGAAGGGCTGGGGCTGTTCGGTTTTCATGCGATCACCTCGCCAGACTTGCGGGCGGCTATCCACAGCATGCAGGAGTACTTTCCGGTATTTCAGCGTAACAGTCTGCTTCAAATGACAGTCAGGAATGGCATCTGCCAGCTTGAATATCGTCTGTTGTATGGCGATATCATGGATCGGCGTCAAGATGCTGAATTGACAGTAGGCATGCTCAATAATGTACTGCGCCGTGCCATGGGAGATCAGTGGTCACCGCTCGAAGTACACTTTCAACATCCGGCGCTGGTTGATGCGGGGCAGCATCGTGAAGCGTTTCAGTGTGATATTCGGTTTCGGCAAGAGAGCAATTTGATCTTGTTCCGTGAGTCCTGTCTGAATCAGCCGATGCCTGATGCAAATGCAATGCTGAACAATGTTACGCGTGGCTCCATTCTGGAGTTGGCTGGTGTGGTGCAACAGAATCTGAGCACGGTGCAGCGCACCAAGAGTGAAATTATCGAGCTGTTGCCCAGTGGAGAGGTCAGCCTGGATCGGGTCGCCAGCCGGCTCAACCTGTCATCGCGCACGCTGCAACGTCTGCTGTCAGCGGAACAACAGTCGTTCAAGGGGGTTATCGATGAAGTGCGTGAGGAGCTGGCCATTTGTTACCTTGGCTATGAGCGCCTCAGCATTTCCGAAGTGGCCTACCGTCTGGGTTACTCTGAGGTCAGCGCGTTCACTCGTGCCTTCATCCGCTGGAAAAACATGAGTCCCAGTGACTGGCGGGTGCGGTAA
- a CDS encoding YccF domain-containing protein, with translation MLRVLGNILWFVLGGVLMGLAWWLAGLLALITIVGIPWARSCFVIGSFAFFPFGKEPVNRRDLTGRDDIGTGVLGLIGNIIWFIFAGIWLAIGHLMSALACFITIIGIPFGIQHLKLAMIALAPVGQTVVRSDTRFNTPLE, from the coding sequence ATGCTGCGTGTACTGGGTAATATTCTCTGGTTCGTGTTGGGTGGTGTGCTGATGGGGTTGGCCTGGTGGCTGGCCGGCTTGCTGGCGTTAATCACCATTGTGGGTATCCCTTGGGCGCGTTCATGCTTCGTAATAGGCAGTTTTGCCTTTTTCCCGTTCGGCAAGGAACCGGTCAACCGTCGCGACTTGACGGGTCGTGACGATATTGGCACTGGGGTTTTGGGGCTGATTGGCAACATCATCTGGTTCATTTTCGCCGGTATATGGCTGGCAATTGGTCATTTAATGTCGGCACTGGCCTGCTTTATCACCATCATTGGCATTCCTTTCGGCATTCAGCACCTCAAACTAGCGATGATTGCGCTGGCTCCGGTGGGGCAGACAGTGGTCCGCAGTGATACTCGTTTCAACACCCCGCTTGAGTAA
- a CDS encoding phytanoyl-CoA dioxygenase family protein: MITLTQAQIAQFREDGFLIVDKIIEPEAAAEILENFEGVFEGHYQTGIKPDEVNLPLGEPPFTKQICNAWKSDLSVARHILSENLGKACAELGGWDGVRLMIDNLLWKPVNGRSIDFHQDSMYSLWIDKPELVSCWVALDKTTADGGTLVYIKGSHKWGEAKPIMQFHGPEDDLKEVREWAKIHGFELELVPIVVPPGGGAFHDGWLWHGSRVNKADVPRRALAAHFFQHDIQFNPERISIGNGPIYGKYKKLGSNEVDEGYFPITYREDGYRTPGLDEYLEKGVV, from the coding sequence ATGATCACACTGACTCAAGCGCAGATCGCCCAATTTCGTGAAGACGGGTTCCTGATCGTCGACAAGATCATTGAACCGGAAGCCGCTGCCGAGATTCTGGAAAATTTTGAAGGGGTTTTTGAAGGACACTATCAAACGGGCATCAAACCGGATGAAGTGAATCTGCCACTGGGTGAGCCGCCCTTTACCAAGCAGATCTGTAATGCGTGGAAATCAGACCTTTCCGTTGCCCGCCACATCCTGTCCGAGAATCTCGGCAAGGCATGTGCAGAGCTGGGCGGATGGGATGGTGTCCGGCTGATGATCGACAATCTGTTGTGGAAGCCGGTGAACGGTCGCTCAATCGACTTCCATCAGGACAGTATGTACTCGCTCTGGATCGACAAGCCTGAGTTGGTAAGCTGCTGGGTAGCGCTGGATAAGACGACGGCTGATGGTGGCACGCTGGTGTATATCAAAGGGTCACACAAATGGGGTGAAGCCAAACCGATCATGCAATTTCATGGCCCCGAAGATGACCTGAAAGAGGTGCGAGAGTGGGCCAAAATCCATGGTTTTGAGCTGGAATTGGTACCGATTGTTGTGCCTCCGGGAGGCGGTGCTTTCCACGATGGCTGGCTCTGGCATGGTTCTCGGGTCAATAAGGCTGATGTGCCGAGACGCGCATTGGCAGCACACTTCTTCCAGCATGATATTCAGTTCAATCCGGAACGGATAAGCATCGGAAATGGCCCGATCTATGGCAAGTACAAGAAGTTGGGCTCCAACGAAGTCGATGAAGGCTATTTCCCGATCACCTACCGCGAAGACGGTTATCGCACACCGGGTCTTGACGAGTATCTGGAGAAAGGAGTCGTCTGA